A window of Acidimicrobiales bacterium contains these coding sequences:
- a CDS encoding methionyl-tRNA formyltransferase → MARLAFLGTPGIAVPALRALVAAGHDVALVVTRPDRRRGRGPQLSPSPVKAAAVELGLPVSAKVDDVLTVGAELGVVVAFGRLVKPHVLAELDMVNVHFSLLPRWRGAAPVERAILAGDAETGVCLMALEEGLDTGDVYSCERVVIGPEETAEELRRRLTDVGTELLVTALERGRESLPTPRPQTGEPTYAAKLDPAELHLDWSRPAVELHRLVRLGRAWTTVRGRRLEVVRARVAPRPPSPGSPGQLEGLGVATGDGALELVAVKPEGRGVVPADSWLRGARLAEGEVLGT, encoded by the coding sequence CTGGCCCGCCTCGCCTTCCTCGGCACCCCCGGGATCGCCGTGCCGGCGCTCCGGGCCCTGGTCGCCGCCGGTCACGACGTCGCCCTGGTCGTCACCCGGCCGGACCGCCGCCGCGGTCGGGGACCTCAGCTGAGCCCGAGCCCGGTGAAGGCGGCGGCGGTGGAGCTCGGCCTCCCGGTGAGCGCCAAGGTCGACGACGTGCTGACCGTGGGGGCCGAGCTGGGTGTGGTGGTGGCCTTCGGCCGGCTCGTGAAGCCGCACGTGCTGGCCGAACTGGACATGGTCAACGTCCACTTCTCGCTTCTTCCCCGATGGCGGGGGGCGGCGCCCGTCGAGCGGGCCATCCTCGCCGGCGACGCCGAGACCGGCGTGTGCCTCATGGCGCTGGAGGAGGGACTCGACACCGGTGATGTCTACTCGTGCGAGCGCGTCGTCATCGGGCCCGAGGAGACCGCCGAGGAGCTGCGGCGACGACTGACCGACGTCGGCACCGAGCTCCTCGTGACGGCGCTCGAGCGTGGCCGGGAGAGCCTGCCGACACCGCGCCCCCAGACCGGCGAGCCGACCTATGCGGCCAAGCTCGATCCCGCCGAGCTCCACCTCGACTGGTCCCGGCCGGCCGTCGAGCTCCACCGACTGGTCCGTCTCGGCCGGGCCTGGACCACCGTGCGGGGCCGACGACTGGAGGTGGTCCGGGCCCGGGTGGCGCCCCGCCCGCCGTCGCCGGGATCGCCTGGGCAGCTCGAGGGCCTCGGAGTGGCGACGGGCGACGGCGCCCTGGAGCTGGTGGCGGTGAAGCCGGAGGGCCGCGGCGTCGTCCCGGCTGACTCGTGGCTGCGGGGCGCCCGCCTGGCGGAGGGGGAGGTGCTCGGCACGTGA
- a CDS encoding transcription antitermination factor NusB — MSVSAGPKTSRGVALDALVQIEHGAYANLVLPGLLGRSGLSTRDRAFTTELVYGTTRMRRACDWLLAPHVRRSLDDDVRAALRLGAYQLAVAGTPPHAAVSATVDAAPLRARGLVNAVLRKVAAATPPEWPDAATGLSYPDWVVERLTEDLGASASMAALAEMNRPAVVAERDDGYVQDEASQWVAALIGAGPGDRVADLCAAPGGKATFMAGSTGRPSLVVAGDVRETRARIVNDNARRLGLPNVNAIVADARRPPVRSAVFDRVLVDAPCSGLGALRRRPDARWRVAPDDVERLAVLQRELLQSAAGYLHPGGTLVYSACTMTNTETVAIDDWLAKQHPELVALEAPGAPWTARGRGALLLPQAAGTDGMYVLRLRWSDS, encoded by the coding sequence GTGAGTGTTTCCGCCGGGCCCAAGACATCGAGAGGCGTGGCACTGGACGCGTTGGTGCAGATCGAGCACGGCGCCTACGCCAACCTGGTGCTCCCCGGCCTGCTCGGGAGGAGCGGGCTGTCGACCCGGGACCGGGCCTTCACGACCGAGCTCGTCTACGGGACGACTCGTATGCGGCGAGCCTGCGACTGGCTCCTCGCACCCCATGTCCGCCGGTCGCTCGACGACGACGTCCGTGCCGCCTTGCGCCTCGGTGCCTACCAGCTGGCCGTGGCCGGCACGCCGCCGCACGCCGCCGTGTCCGCGACCGTCGACGCCGCACCGTTGCGCGCGCGGGGGCTCGTCAACGCCGTGTTGCGCAAGGTGGCCGCAGCGACGCCGCCGGAGTGGCCAGACGCGGCGACCGGGCTGAGCTACCCGGACTGGGTTGTCGAGCGCCTCACCGAGGACCTCGGCGCGTCGGCGAGCATGGCCGCGCTGGCCGAGATGAACCGTCCCGCTGTGGTCGCGGAGCGAGATGACGGCTACGTCCAGGACGAGGCGTCGCAGTGGGTGGCGGCTCTGATCGGCGCGGGTCCCGGCGACAGGGTCGCCGACCTGTGCGCGGCGCCCGGTGGCAAGGCCACGTTCATGGCCGGCTCGACCGGTCGTCCGTCGCTTGTGGTTGCGGGCGATGTGCGCGAGACGAGGGCCCGCATCGTCAACGACAACGCCCGGCGGCTCGGGCTGCCCAACGTCAACGCCATCGTGGCCGACGCACGGCGGCCCCCGGTGCGCTCCGCGGTCTTCGACCGTGTGCTGGTCGATGCGCCGTGCTCAGGCCTGGGCGCCCTGCGTCGACGCCCGGACGCCCGCTGGCGCGTTGCGCCGGATGACGTCGAGCGCTTGGCGGTGCTGCAGCGTGAGCTCCTCCAGAGCGCAGCAGGGTATCTGCACCCTGGCGGGACCCTGGTGTACAGCGCGTGCACCATGACGAACACAGAGACGGTCGCCATCGACGATTGGCTGGCGAAGCAGCACCCCGAGCTCGTGGCGCTCGAAGCCCCCGGTGCGCCCTGGACGGCGCGGGGGCGCGGCGCGCTGCTCCTGCCCCAGGCGGCGGGCACCGACGGTATGTACGTGCTCCGGCTTCGCTGGAGCGACTCCTAG
- the rpe gene encoding ribulose-phosphate 3-epimerase — protein sequence MIRIAPSILAADYAALADDVARLGDQVDWLHVDVMDGHFVPNITVGPPVVAALRRRTKLYFDCHLMMTNPGDFLEAFRGAGADHCTVHVEAGDTESLIGEMRSLGLSVGVAVNPDTPFEAVAGYLDRIDLVLLMTVFPGFGGQTFMAEVMPKVERTRAEIDRRGLAVAIEVDGGIESHTLPVAARAGAEVFAAGTAVFGQDDPQEAARLLQRAAEGEHERAGR from the coding sequence ATGATCCGGATCGCGCCATCCATCCTCGCCGCCGATTACGCGGCCCTGGCCGATGATGTCGCGAGGCTGGGCGATCAGGTGGACTGGCTCCACGTCGACGTGATGGACGGGCATTTCGTGCCCAACATCACCGTCGGGCCCCCGGTCGTGGCCGCGCTGCGTCGGCGCACGAAGCTCTATTTCGACTGCCATCTGATGATGACCAACCCGGGCGACTTCCTCGAGGCCTTCCGGGGGGCGGGCGCCGACCACTGCACCGTGCACGTCGAGGCCGGTGACACCGAGTCCCTCATCGGCGAGATGCGCAGCCTCGGACTCAGCGTCGGCGTGGCCGTGAACCCCGACACGCCGTTCGAGGCCGTCGCCGGGTATCTGGACCGGATCGACCTCGTCCTGCTGATGACGGTCTTCCCCGGCTTCGGGGGACAGACCTTCATGGCCGAGGTGATGCCCAAGGTCGAGCGCACCCGGGCCGAGATCGACCGCCGGGGGTTGGCCGTCGCCATCGAGGTCGATGGCGGCATCGAGTCGCACACCCTGCCGGTGGCCGCCCGTGCCGGGGCGGAGGTCTTCGCCGCGGGAACGGCGGTCTTCGGCCAGGACGATCCCCAGGAGGCGGCCCGTCTCCTGCAGCGCGCCGCCGAGGGAGAGCACGAGCGGGCCGGCCGGTGA
- the def gene encoding peptide deformylase gives MALLPIRTFGDPVLKQRTPEVETVDESIVRLVDDMIETMRAAPGVGLAAPQVGVQKRLFVYDVGDGPRVVINPVISDHRGEWTYEEGCLSVPSLFWPVVRPGQVHLRGRDLDGRELSIEADELLARVFQHEVDHLDGMLLLERLDSEQRKEAMRTLRERTLSLPGNGRPAGR, from the coding sequence GTGGCCCTTCTTCCGATCAGGACCTTTGGCGACCCGGTGCTCAAGCAGCGCACCCCCGAGGTCGAGACCGTCGACGAGTCGATCGTCCGCCTTGTCGACGACATGATCGAGACCATGCGGGCGGCCCCCGGTGTGGGGCTCGCCGCTCCCCAGGTCGGCGTGCAGAAGCGCCTGTTCGTCTACGACGTGGGCGACGGCCCCCGCGTCGTGATCAACCCGGTGATCTCCGACCACAGAGGCGAGTGGACCTACGAGGAGGGCTGCCTCTCGGTGCCGAGCCTGTTCTGGCCAGTCGTCCGACCCGGGCAGGTGCACCTGCGAGGCCGCGACCTCGACGGCCGGGAGTTGTCGATCGAGGCCGACGAGCTGTTGGCCCGGGTGTTCCAGCACGAGGTGGACCACCTCGACGGCATGCTCCTCCTCGAGCGCCTCGACAGCGAGCAACGCAAGGAGGCCATGCGCACCTTGCGGGAGCGCACGCTGAGCCTGCCCGGCAACGGGCGGCCGGCGGGCCGTTAA